In Deltaproteobacteria bacterium, the genomic window AACCTTTTCATCAAGTAGAGGGCGATGTATCTCGACTCGCCACTAGCTGTCAGCACATCGTCCCGGGACACCTCGAAATCAGAAGAGGCTGCATCAATGATGTCATCAAATCCATAAGAGGCTTCCAACACCTTTCTCTCTGAGACCTCTCGCCTTGGAACAATCAGATCCCTCATAGCCCTTTCACGGTCTCCCTGACAAACGTCTGACCGCCCGGACTCACCCCACGATATACGCTCTCCGGTGGATTGTCGGACACCTGCGTAACGGCTTTCTCGATAAAATCTCTGTATCGCTTCTTCGAGCTTTCTTGTGTTTCCGGTCTTTGTAGACAATCACCAAAATACAACAATTCCCTGTACCTCCGCTGAAAAAGATGACCACATGGCAAAAGGGCCCTTGGTATTAAATCCGTACTGGTCTGGCGTGAGACTATCACCTCCGCATTAGTCGGAGAAGGATCTGACCTGCCGGAATGTCCAATGTCAAGGGCTGACCCCATGGGCAAAGGAGAATTCGATTCCTGGGTGTGACAGCGGTTCTTGCCGGTCAACTCTCCCTTCATCCCGGCCCAGAGACGTGTGCCTTCCTAAACTATCAGCCACGGGGTGAGGCTAACTAGGCGTGTTTGCAGAATAACTAGGTAGAAATGATCAAAAAAAGACTTGACCCCTTTGCTGACACCCCTCCTCAAATTTGAACAAACCTGTCTGCCTAGGCTTTCCACAGGCCGTGGAGGTTGCAATACCCCCGGGCGGTAATCTTCTCGGCAGGAACGTTGAACGTCGCTTCAGGAGCATCACCCGGCTTGAGGAACTGGCGGTATGCCTTTCCGTCGGCAATCGCCTCGATCCACTCGATATAGTGCTTCTCCTCCATGGGATGGGCCACACTCCCCACCTTCACCTTGAACCCGGATGCTGTCCGTTCAATTACCGGCATGTGCTTCTCCCGGGCGGCGTCGACCGTATTCTCCGTGAAGAGTCTCATGGGCTGCCCGCAGCACACGAGTTCTCCCTTGCCCTCGTGGAGCATTTCCACAATATTCCCGCAGATCTCACACTTGTAGATTTCCAGTTGCTTGGTCATCTCACCCTCCTCCCTTTCGAGTCGAGTCTGTCCGGCGGTGAAAACACCCCGACTGCACGATTAGTTTGAAGTCAAGACCTCATCGTCCCAGATCTTTTCGAAGAAGAACTTATGGCCCCTCTCCTCCTCGGCCAGATTCTGAAACAGGCGCTTGGCGAGCGGATCGTCCACGACTTTCTCCAGATCGGTGTACAGATTGATCGAGGCCTGTTCACGGTGCATGGCGATGTCTACAATATCCTGCCACGACATGTCCGGGCCGGGCTTCTTCTCCACTACATACTCGGTTATGTGGAGATCGGGTACCTTGTGGGGAACTCCGGTTGCAACACCGGCCACATCCATCTTTTCCAGTCGTTGCCTATGGCCTTCTTCCATTGCGGCTATCTTGCGAAGCTCCACTGCCAGGGCCTTCA contains:
- a CDS encoding desulfoferrodoxin — encoded protein: MTKQLEIYKCEICGNIVEMLHEGKGELVCCGQPMRLFTENTVDAAREKHMPVIERTASGFKVKVGSVAHPMEEKHYIEWIEAIADGKAYRQFLKPGDAPEATFNVPAEKITARGYCNLHGLWKA
- a CDS encoding ferritin family protein, translated to MSSEELQTIIDFAIEKEKEAVGFYNDLAEKVKVKALAVELRKIAAMEEGHRQRLEKMDVAGVATGVPHKVPDLHITEYVVEKKPGPDMSWQDIVDIAMHREQASINLYTDLEKVVDDPLAKRLFQNLAEEERGHKFFFEKIWDDEVLTSN